tggagaagaAGTGAGGAGATGCAGCAGGGGGGCTCCAGCCATGCCCcaagccaggacctgtttgagatTCTGCCGCACTCTAGTCAGTCCCATCAGCTAAGCACGGATGAATCAAGAAGGGGAAGGGATCTTGGGTAAGTATGTTTATGCATTTTTTTTACAATGTTTAAGTTTAAAGATGGTACCCAGCCCATCCCCAAGCTAATAAGACACAAGTATCATCTTTTCATTGGTTAACTTGTAGAAgaggcaaaaggcagaacaaacAAAAGTGAGAGTTGTATATGCTTTCATTGGCAGAGGGGCAGGCAAAGCGGTATTTTTTTATGTACCTCCTGAGAGAGCtctatgaaactttcatggaggtgcTCTACACTTCTCCCCTAAGCTTCTAGGGATGGCTGCCTTGTttttccctcctttcccacaCCACTCCATGACGAGTTTGGCTGGCACCATTGCAGTATATAGACTAGCAGCATATGGGCTCGGGTGGCTTTGGGACACCagtagcagctgtgctctctgtgcctttgttacccccaggagtgagatatcagctaaaatcatgaCCACTTGAGAAAAATAGTGCCAATAATCAGTGCCGTTGCCCTATGCACAGACCCATGGAATAGGGACAGAAAGTCTGTTGTTTCATGAAACCAAAATACCTTTCCACCCACCCCTCCTTGCCTCTGGCAGGCCATATTCACCACCACTGGGGCTGGAGAATGGTGCTGTGCAGAGGCGCTCCGAAGCCAAAGGGCCAGTAAGAATGTCTTATTAAAAATTTTTATTGGAATAAGGGAGGAAGTTTTGAAACTTATCTTTCCCTTTCCATTGTGACTGTAAATCCATGGTAGGTTTGTCTGTTTTTATCAGCAGTTGCTGCTGTTGCTACTTTGCTATGCCTTCCTTACTCACAGAATGCCAGatcctgaggaggaggagaaagaagaggactaggAAGGATATGTTCAGCAAgttcctgcaagccagtgctgcatcagacccTGAACAAAGGGTCTAGAGGGCTACCATGGCAGATGGCATGAAGCAAGAGAGAGTGGACAGGAGATAGGCCCAGGAAAAGGAGAAGGAGATGCACCAGGATATAAGGGGTCTTCTCAGGCAGCAAATACAAATGCTTTTGCAGACCTGTTGATGTACAGATCCAAAAATCCTGGACTCCGCACCCCTTGCAGTCCTGAGAGAACTCCATTCTAGCAGCTCCATGCACAATCCTACTTTCCATGTGGCATAACAGCCACATCTGTATTCCTACCACTCCGCACAGGGTGCCAGCAAGGAAAACCACAGCTTCATGTACACTGACCTCTGAGAGCCACAGGCGGCATATCTGTAGGCACAAAGGATTATATTTGTACACTGAAATGGACAGAAATGTTAGCCGCCTTTCCAATTTCAAAGTCCCATTCTGTTAATATATGTTTAAAGTTTCTATTGCAGAGCCTGCAgttttttgctcatggtttttCTATGCTGTTTTTGCCACTCAATTTTCTATTTTTGGAGAATACAATTATCATTAATAGTACACAACAAACATTGCAGAATGCATTACAGTACTCAAAGCCACATAACTCAGAGGCTGAGGAAAACGGTCATAGCTGTAACTAGACAGCAAACACCAAACACGTTCTAACAGCAACTACAGCTCAAAGCACAGAGAACAGTTCAGCACAGATCACATGTATGGCTGACTGCTAAAGTGTGGTACTTCTGTGCCTCTGCAAATACAGGAGAATCATGTGTTCTGTATTTGTGATGTTTATAAGAATAGTGCAGAGCTCTGTacgctccatgcttctgtcagagatggtggaaACCAAAAAGTGACATGTGGGATTGTGAGGTTTTAAAAATAAGGAGCAAAAATTATGGGGTATGGCTGGCATTATGGGGTGAAgacacttgcatgctgggaacttgtCCCTTAGTTCTCAGTGATCCACGGACAAAAATTTCTCAGTAGGCATTGCGCCAGACAATGGCGCATGGCACACTGCACTTTGCATTGACACAAGCAGTCCTGGTGAGTATGTGCAGTGCTGGTGCAAGCAGCCAAGTATGCATGCACATGAGTGATATACTAAGTTTGAAGTCTGTATACTGATGTACATTGTGTGAAATAAAGTCTGTGGCACAGACATGGCTAAGGGGCTGATCAAAAAGGTGAGATGTGGAATGcctttaactcccattgattttaataggcaTTGGATTGGGAGTGTGCCACTCCTTAGGGAAAGGACCTACAACACCTTTCAAGATCAAACTCTAACTTTATAGAAGTTGGCTCTCAGCTCTGTATGTCTGTGTGCAGACAATAACGTTGAATACCTAAGTATCACACAAATGCAAAAAATTACACCTCTGGGTGAATGCTGTATGGCAGTACGTCACCCCAGCACAGAGTTCCCATCTCCCTGCATGAATAGGAGCTGATCTTTCCCCTCTAATGTTTTTGGGTCACAGGTTGTCCACTTGTTATCTCTGGAATTAAAGAGCTGAAACTTAAGAAAACAACACAGTCTGGATTTCAAGGCTTCCACAGGGACAAATACACCACAATTCCTGAACGGACCGACAGGGTTTTTAGTGCAGAACTATTCTGCAAGTGGTCCTATGGCGAGTGTCAAGATATCGACTTTGACTGTGTATGGTACGTACTGAATTGAATTATGTCTGCTGGCAAATGTATTATCCTAGACTCCCTCAAACACAAACAAACCCACCCTCCACATGCAGTAGGCACTGCACAGACTGTGCTCTAAAAGCAACCGCAGTTTGCTTTTTGTTACCATTAAAACCATCTTATTTAAATTCtctaggcctgattttcagttgctgagcacccacagctcccactgacttcagctgaagttATGAGTGTTCAGTACTTCTGAAGATAAGGCTCTGAGTGGTCGattgtcagctggtgtaaactggtgtagttcCAATTCAGAGctctgttgatttacaccagctgatgttCTGGACTGAGTAGTTCATATTTGAACACAGCTGCCCTCAGCATAATAAGCTAATAGCTTAAATAAaatgctgatttgcaatattacAGGGTTGGGGGattggagtgggaggggaaattaGTAAGGGAAGGGCTTAGTACAAACTCTGTGTTATATTGTTGTTAGAAAGAGACAgaggaaatgaaaataaaatattacagaTAAAAAACAAGCATAACGGCAATTAATAACATGTTTCACCAGTAATTTTAGAGCTTTACtttcaaacaatatttttaagGGACACTGTTCATGAGTGTGTCCTTGAGGCATTTTCTGGGCCACCTGACTGCGGGGAATACTCACCCTCTCACCAGAAGACTGTCAACAATATTCAGATGCTCATCCTGGCGAGAGTTCCACAGGTATCTTTTTCATCATTTAATATTTAGGTCATAAATACAGTCATAGGACCCACTGAGATGTTCAGGCTGAGCCTATTTGTCTAGATAACCTAAGTAAAACATGAAACTGCTTGAAGAGGCAGCTAGCTGTTTTGGAAAAATCAGAATGCAGAGAAAATGCAGAGCACTTCCTATGAGGATAATGGACATGACGGGCattcagcacttcacaggagCAGACTCAGAAACGAAAGGGAAGAATGCTACAGAATAGTGTTCAAGTGTTTCTAAAATGGGCCCATTTTATCCTCTTTGCTCTACTTCCTTTTGTAAACTTTGTTTAAATACTTTATCAGACTGTCATGCAGGAAAGTATGGTGACAAACTGACAGTTTCAGATTTTTATCATTTCAGATACAGGAGATTGAAGTCACCTTGAACAACATTTATTATGATGTCATAGACCTGAAGAAATTGGGATTGACCAATGACAAGGAGGTGAGggaacttttaaaatattaaatgcatGGGGTCATTTAGAAAAACCCAGCCCACTAGAGATGTGTTTCCTTTGCACTGCTCTGGTGGTGCAAATTGGCTACAAAAGCTAGTTAACCGGGTTCCTATGGATTCCCTCTTGTGATGTAGGGCCAGTGTGTTGAGGGTGTGGTGAAGGAAAGGGGATGTGGTCAGAGCCCGGCTATGCTCCAGAAATCCCCAGCTGCTAGAACAGCCTCTTGCTGTTTTGTTGCAGCTGGGTATAATTTAGACCTGGGCACAActctgggatgggagggggaCAAGGGTGGAAGCTGTACAGCATTTGTCTTCCTCCCCCTCAGCTGCTAAGAGAGGTGCCCAGGTGTGTCTGAGGAGCTGGCCTGATGAACTTACACTAGTATAAACCTGGTATAAATGAGAGGAAAATGAGAGTATTTGATTTTACGATTGCCACTTTAGACAGATGAATTAGTCTTCCCTTATGCTCTGTTCTCCTTCCCCTGGATCTGGGTCCCCTGCCCTCACTACTCTTATCCTGCCCCCATCTTTAAATAGCCAGTATaggtctgctcctgctcccatttaaCTTCAtatcaaaaatcccattgacttcaataagggcAGGAATGGTACCTGGTGGCTTGATCTTTTGACATGTTAAGTGCCCTCAGGCTCTACTGAATATTGATTTTAGTTCAATGATGCCGCTGAGGTTGATGGGTACTCCAGTTGGAGGACAGCTACTGATGTATATGTCATTTATGTTCAGGTTCTGGTCCCAGTGGACATTCCCTACGCTTCTTATACATGCACCCTCGGAAGGAAGAAGTGCTTAAGAGAGCAAGCCTAAGATGCAAAAGATGAGCAGCAAGTCAACTGGCTGGATGTTTTGACAAGGGAGCAACTGAACATATGGGCTCCATATAGGACACATTTACCATGTGGCTTTCTTTTCAGAATGTATCCATTCCATTCATTGACCTGACTTTTCCCTCTACAAATTACAGAGATTGGGATTTTGAAAAGAGCCTAAGGAATTCAGctatccaaatcccactgagtcTCAATAGGATTTGCGCACCTAATTCCCTTCGgttcctttggaaatcccagccagAAACATTAAAATCAGTTCATTAGAAGACAATTATTTTTAGGCTTATTATGAAAGTTCCAGttaattagttaatgtctgtAATGTGTTTTGCACATTTATAATCCTAAATAGGTTTTATGCATTATTTATTAATGTGCATGCATTAATTCATTCTTCCTATTAACACTAAAATTAATTTACTGGCATGAGACCAAATTTTTAGGTGGTGTAAACTGGTATGACTTCAATGGACTACAGTGATTTacacagctgagaatctgtcccaatACATAAGTAATAATTCTCTAATTTACATATTGACAATGTAAATTCAATTAGATCCTGATTTCTTCATGAAGCAATGAAGAAATAAAACCACATTCTACCTACTTATATATTATATCTTCCTTACAATATTAATAGTACAGATGTTGATTAATTTCTATTTAAGGGTTCTAGTTAGATGGCTGCTGCATTAATGCTCATCAAACAACCAGATATGGGGATTATACAGCTATATAATTGCTTCTGTGTTAATCATTGAAATGCTTAAGGGGTTAATGCTCTGTGGGGTTATTTAGGTCTTATTCTTTAATTTAACAATACTATCATGACTTTTGAACAGGCAGAGGTCAACCCAAAAAGTAAGCTATAGCTTTTTGGGGAGAAAAATGGGTAGGCAAATTCCACTTTATTTACAACTCCAGGGCATACCTTTGAGCACAGATATTAAATAGCAAAATCAGCACATCTTAGACCTATGTGTTCCCAACCTGTCGCTAACACAGCCACAATATAAAACCTGCTCAAATTCCATTAGCTTGAAACTACTGCCTTTAGCTTCCAAGGGCAGGATTTTAAAAACTACTAAATGACATAGGACCTTAAATCCAATGTGACTTGTGCCcaaatcacttaggca
The DNA window shown above is from Gopherus flavomarginatus isolate rGopFla2 chromosome 7, rGopFla2.mat.asm, whole genome shotgun sequence and carries:
- the LOC127055946 gene encoding uricase-like isoform X2 — translated: MAEDENEDVEVLNSEYGKNVIKLLRIRRDDKKHCIKEVEACVHIRLDSVNEYLHGDNSAVIPTDTMKNIVLALAKCKGIQTIEQFALDICNHLISSYCHVVYVKAYVQEVPWRRLEKNGIPHVHSFICVPEGIRFCEAEQCQNGCPLVISGIKELKLKKTTQSGFQGFHRDKYTTIPERTDRVFSAELFCKWSYGECQDIDFDCVWDTVHECVLEAFSGPPDCGEYSPSHQKTVNNIQMLILARVPQIQEIEVTLNNIYYDVIDLKKLGLTNDKEVLVPVDIPYASYTCTLGRKKCLREQA
- the LOC127055946 gene encoding uricase-like isoform X1, with translation MQQPTVCHLPNEDVEVLNSEYGKNVIKLLRIRRDDKKHCIKEVEACVHIRLDSVNEYLHGDNSAVIPTDTMKNIVLALAKCKGIQTIEQFALDICNHLISSYCHVVYVKAYVQEVPWRRLEKNGIPHVHSFICVPEGIRFCEAEQCQNGCPLVISGIKELKLKKTTQSGFQGFHRDKYTTIPERTDRVFSAELFCKWSYGECQDIDFDCVWDTVHECVLEAFSGPPDCGEYSPSHQKTVNNIQMLILARVPQIQEIEVTLNNIYYDVIDLKKLGLTNDKEVLVPVDIPYASYTCTLGRKKCLREQA